The DNA segment AGCGCATGAAGCGCCCGGCCAACGCCGAAAAGACCATGGATCGCATCCGCGCATGGCGCGAGATCTGCCCCGAGCTGACCATCCGCAGCACCTTTATCGCCGGCTTCCCGGGCGAGACCGAGGCCGAGTTCCAGACGCTGCTGGACTTTATCGCCGAGGCGGAGCTGGACCGTGTCGGCTGCTTTGCGTACTCGCCGGTGGAAGGTGCCACCGCCAACGACCTGCCGGGCGCGCTGCCCGACGAGGTGCGCGAGGAGCGCCGCGCGCGCTTCATGGAAGTGGCCGAGGAAGTGTCCGCGCGCCGCCTGCAGCGCAAGGTCGGCCAGACCCTGCGCGTGCTCGTCGACGAGGTCAACCAGGACGGCGGCATCGGCCGTTCCTCGGCGGATGCGCCGGAAATCGACGGCCTGGTCTATATCGCGCCGCCGGAGCGTACTTCGCAGCGCTACCGCGCGGGCGAGTTTGTCGACGTGAAGATCACCGGCGCCGACGGCCACGACCTGTGGGGCGAGGTCTGAGCTAGTCCTGCCGGACGAGTTGGACCCGGCGTCGATTAGGTAAAAGTACGATCGTTCGTTTTGGCGGATGCACCGTTATACTGTGCGGTGCAACATACCTCCTGGAGACAAGTCATGACGCGTGAAGTCGTAGTGGTGAGCGGTGTCCGTACCGCGATCGGGACCTTTGGTGGCAGCCTGAAGGACGTGGCGCCGGCAGAACTGGGCGCGCTGGTCGTGCGCGAGGCACTGGCCCGCGCGCAGGTGTCCGGCGACGACGTCGGCCACGTGGTGTTCGGCAACGTGATCCAGACCGAGCCGCGTGACATGTACCTGGGCCGCGTCGCCGCGGTCAACGGTGGGGTTTCGGTCAACGCGCCCGCGCTGACCGTGAACCGCCTGTGCGGCTCGGGCCTGCAGGCCATCGTCAGCGCCGCGCAGACCATCCTGCTGGGCGATGCCGACGTGGCCATCGGTGGCGGGGCCGAAAGCATGAGCCGTGCCCCGTACCTGGCGCCGGCAGCTCGCTGGGGCGCCCGCATGGGCGATGCCGGCCTGGTCGACATGATGCTGGGTGCGCTGCATGACCCGTTCCACCGCATCCATATGGGCGTGACCGCCGAGAACGTTGCCAAGGAATACGATATTTCGCGTAGCCAGCAGGACGAGGCCGCGCTGGAATCGCACCGCCGCGCCTCCGCCGCGATCAAGGCCGGCTACTTCAAGGACCAGATCGTCCCGGTGGTGAGCAAGGGCCGCAAGGGCGACGTTACCTTCGATACCGACGAGCACGTGCGCCATGACGCAACCATTGACGACATGACCAAGCTCAAGCCGGTCTTCGTCAAGGAAAACGGCACGGTCACGGCCGGCAATGCCTCGGGACTGAACGACGCCGCCGCCGCGGTGGTGATGATGGAGCGCGCCGAGGCCGAGCGCCGGGGCCTCAAGCCGCTGGCTCGCCTGGTGTCGTACGGCCATGCCGGTGTCGATCCCAAGACCATGGGCATCGGCCCGGTGCCGGCGACCAGGATCGCGCTGGAACGCGCCGGCCTGCAGGTGTCGGACCTGGACGTGATCGAGGCCAACGAAGCCTTTGCCGCGCAGGCTTGCGCCGTGACCAAGGCCCTGGGACTGGATCCGGCCAAGGTCAACCCGAACGGTTCGGGGATCTCGCTGGGCCATCCGATCGGCGCAACCGGCGCGCTGATCACGGTCAAGGCGCTGTACGAGCTGCAACGCGTGCAAGGCCGCTACGCCCTGGTGACCATGTGCATCGGCGGCGGGCAGGGCATTGCCGCCATCTTCGAACGGATCTGAGGTTCGCCTTGCGCCGTGTGTTGCTGAAATCGTCTGTCCCGGCGCTGGCCGCCGTGCTCGCCCTGACGGGCGCGGCGCAGGCCGCACCGGCGACCGAGTTGTCGACCGGCCCCGTCGGGGCCGTGTCGGGTGTCGGCGAAGGCCTCGGCATCAACCAGGCCATCCGCGATGGCGAGGCCAGGCGTGGCACGGCGCTGTCGACCGGCGCGCCCAGGCCGCTGGCACCGCGCGCTGAGTATTCCTCGCTGCCGGTTTATGTCGGCAAGGTCGGCGACCAGCCGGTGCGGCTGCGGCTCGGTCCCAAGCCCGACGAGCGCGACAGCGTGCGCGGGGAATACACCGGCCGCGGCGCCGGTGTGCGCCTGCTTGCCGGCGAATGGGAAAACGGCGCTTTCCTGATGGAAGAGTCCGACGACGGTACGCGCGTAACCGGCAACTGGGAGGGCAATATCGACGCCAGCGGCGCGGTACGCGGCACCTGGACCGATGCCTTCAACCCGGCCATCGTGCTGCCGTTCTTTATCCGCCCGCTGGGCGCGCTGGTCATTCCCCCGTTCGACATGACGCCCAACAGCGGCGTCACCTACGCGCCGCCGCCGCCCAGGTCGTCGATCTCCGGCTGGTAGCCGCGCACAATCCTCTCGCGAAATCTCGGGTGCCTCCTTGCATGCAGTACGGACCGCCACCGTACCCGGTGGCGCGGCAGGCATTTGCTGGTAAGCTCGGAGGCTCACCGAGTCTCATTCCTGGCCGGACAGCGTGATGCCCGCTTGGCATCGCAGCAGGACCGGCCAGCAGCCAGCAAGGAATCCGCCGTGTCCGATTCGCCGTCCGACAAGCCCGCATCCCGCCCCCATTACCTGCAGACCGTCGCGGTCCAGCCCGAGCTGGACATCGCGTCCGGCTTTGCTTCGTTCTCACCCGCCACCCACCGTGGCTCCACCGTGGTGTTCCGCAACCTGGCCGAACTGCGTGCGCAGGGCGACGGCGCCACCACTTACTGGCGCTACGGCCTGCACGCCACCCCGACCAGCGAGGCACTTTGCCAGCACCTGGCGCTGCTCGAAGGCGCGCGCCATACCTTGCTGCTGCCTTCGGGGCTGGCGGGGATTTCACTGGTCTACTTCGCACTGCTCAAGAGCGGTGACGACGTGCTGGTGCCGCACAACGTCTACGGGCCCAACCGCGACCATGGCGAATGGCTGGCACGCGACTACGGCGTGTCGGTGCGCTACTACGATCCGATGGACGTTGCCGGCATGGCCGCGATGATCCGTCCCGAGACGCGCCTGATCTGGATGGAGTCCCCGGGTTCGGTGACGATGGAGGTGCCGGACAGCGATGCCATCGTCGCCGCTGCGCAGGCGCATGGCGTGCTGACGGCAATCGACAACACCTGGTCGGGTGGCGTCTACTTCCGCCCCTTCGACAAGGGCATCGATATCTCGGTGCAGGCGCTGACCAAGTACCAGTCTGGCGGCAGCGATGTGCTGATGGGCGCGGTGTTGACCCGCGACGATGCGCTGCACGACCGCCTGCGGCGCACCCGCATGCTGATGGGCTGGGGCGTGTCCGCCGACGATTGCCACCTGGTGCTGCGCGGGCTGCCAAGCCTGCCGGTGCGGTTGGCGGCGCATGACCGCGGCGCGCGCGAAATCGCCGAATGGCTGCGCCAGCGGCCCGAAGTGGCGCGCGTGCTCCATCCCGCGCTGCCCGACTGTCCGGGCCATGCCAACTGGCGGCGCGACTTTACCGGCGCCACCGGCCTGTTCGCCATCATCCTGCGCGCGCGCTACTCGCGCCAGCAGGTCGATGCCTTCGTCGAGGCGCTGCAGTTGTTCGCGATCGGCTGGTCATGGGGTGGCGCGCACAGCCTGGCCGTGCCCTATCACGTGCAGGGCATGCGTCCGGCTGGCACCTGGCCGCCCGCCGGCTGGCAAGACACCGGCGAACTGGTGCGGCTCTATATCGGCCTGGAAGACACGCGCGACCTGATCGCCGACCTGCGCCAGGCGATGGAGGCAAGGCTGGGCGCGGTGTAAGGGCTGTAAGACAGGGCGGGGCGCGCAGGCGCGCCCCGCGCCGCTTCAGGCAGGCTTGCGCAGTGCCAGGTTGAGCTGGTCGACCACTTCGGCCCAGTCGGCGTCGTCGAGCAGTTCGTCGTGCAGCAGCGCGGATTGGGCCGGCGTCCAGAATGGTGCCTCCGCCAGCTCCACATCGTCTGGCAGCGGCGCATGCTGGCCGATAAAGCTGCGGATGCTGGCCTCATCGGAAGCCAGTCCGAGTTGTGCGAACAGTTCGGAAAACTGGTGGAAGGTAGGTTCCATGGCGGTCGGGTTCGATGATTGGGGGCTCATGTAGTGTAGGCGAGCCCCCGCCCAGCCGCCGGCGCTTAGCGGACGTCGGCGCCGGACATCGGCTTGGCGCTGGCAGTGGCCGCCGTCGTCACGGCAGCACGCGGCATCGCCCAGACCGACTCGGCCGGGCCGCTGCGCGCGCGCCGCAGGGTGGCGCGCGCGAGGGCGACAAAGCCCGCCGCCAGCGCGATGGCGCCGAGGTCGAAGCCGGCGATGATCCAATGCCCGCTGGGAATGCTGTGCAGCAGGTGGTCGCCGGTCAGGATGGCGTTGGCCACCGGCACGGTCAGCGCCGCCAGCGCCGCCACGTAAAGCAGCTCGATCGCTCCGCGTACCGGCGGGCGCAGCAGCGCCCACGCACAGGCGATGCCGAACGCCGTGAAGTAGGTGTAGCTCACCGCGCGCTCGGGCCACAGCAGCGCCGCCGGGAAGCACAGCGCCACGCCGATGCAGCAGCCGATGCACACGCCCACAGTCGCCTGCGCCAGCAGGCGGTGCACGCGCGGCTGCTCGGCCTGTCGCAGCTTGCGCCGCGACTCGATCCACAGCAGGTTGCCCGAGTAGAACAGGAACGCACCAGCCAGGCCCGCCAGCAGGTAGACCAGCCGCACTGGCAGTTCGCCAAAGGTGCCGAAGTGCAGGGCGTACAGCGCGCTGTAGAGCCCGTGGTTGCTGTCGCGCGTGCCGGCAGTCTGGTTGGCGGTCAGTTGGCCAGCGTTGGGCTCGCCCTGCGCGGCGTGGATGCCGACCGAGCCGAGATTGCCGAGCGCCCTGGTGCTGGTGCCACGCACCTCCACCACGGCATTGGCGTCGCCAAAGCGCTGGAAGCGGAATGACTCGGGCGTGAAGCGCTCGCCGCCATGCTGTTGCGCGATCTGCACCAGGCTCGCGGTGGGCATCGTAGGCACCGCGCGACCGGCGGCAGCCACCTCGGGCACCGCGGTGGTGGCGCGCGGCACCGCTTCGAACAGGCGGCCGTCGAAGGTCAGCGTATTGAACACCATCATCAGCACCAGCGACAGGCAGAACAGTGCGCCGGTGATGGCAAAGATCAAATGGAACGGCAGGCTGAACAGTCCCAGCACGTTGTGCGCGTCCATCCAGAAGCGCTTGAGGTTGCGGCCCGGTCGCACCGCGAGCAGGTCTTTCTTGAGGCGCGGCAGGTGCAGCAGCACGCCCGACACCAATGCCAGTCCATACAGCACCGAGATCGCGCCCATGAAGTAGATGCCGCCGACCGGGATGCCGAGCGAATAGTGCAGGCTGTTCAGGAACGCCGACAATTCCCCGATCACGTGGTCGCGCGACGTATCGCGCTGCATCGCGGCGTCGCCGGCCAGGCGCGCGTCGGTGGTCATCTGCCATTCGCCGGCCTTGTCCTGCCAGTAGGCGGCAATATTGGGCTCGCCTTCGGACGGCATGATCACGTAGGCGCTGGCGGCAGCCTCAGGATGGATCGCCACCAGCTTGTGCATGAAGCGATCGACCGCGGCCGGGTCGGCCTTGGCCTCGACCGGCGCATTGCCTTTCAGGCGCGTCGGCGATTGCCAGACGTGCAGCTCGTGGTGGAACACGGTCACGGCGCCGGCAAAGAAAGCGATGAACAGGGCCCAGCCGGCCATCAGGCCGACCCAGGTATGCAGCGTCTGGTACAGGCGCAGGGTTGCGGTTTTCATGATGGTGTTCTCAGGAGACAGGCAGTGCGGCCGGGGCCAGGCCCGCCAGGCGAAGCGCCCACAGCGCGCCGAAGCCGAGCAGGTTGGCACCCCCAAGCCACAGCCAGGCCGAGCGGCTGGTGCGGAACAGCAGGCTGCAACTGATGATGGTCACCCACACTGGCAGGCAAGCCACGACCGCGGCGACGATGCCGGTTTCCCAGCCGCCGGGCAGCCACAGGATCGACAGCGTGCACAGCAGGACGGCGAGGGGCAGGCCGAGCAGGGTGCCTGCCAGCCACTTGGTGCCCATGGTATCGGTGGCGGCGTTCATGCCTGCTGCCCCCCTTGCCCTGTACGCACCATTTGGCCCTGAGCCGCCTGGCGCTTGCGTTGGGCATAAATGCCGACGAAAGGCCAGGCCGACAGTGCGCAGGGCACCGTCGCCAGGCTGGCGGCGACCGCCACCGGCCAGCCGTTGGTCGTGCTCCACAGCCAGGTGCTGGCGATTACCAGCGCCAGGCCCAGCCAGCCAAATAGGCGCGGCCGCGGGCCGCGTCCGGGCGGCAGCAGGACCTGGTTAGGCGCAGCCAGGTACAGGCACGCAGCCGCGGCCAGGCCCAGGAAAACGGCCAGAACTTGCATGAGGGGAAATGTCAATGAATCAAAACATTAATGGTAATGATTCGCATTTGTCACTGCAAGCGGAATGTTGGAGAGCGGGGTCGAAACATGATGCAGCCGCCACCCCGCAAGAAAAGTACGATGTGGCGGCGCCACGTAACCGGCGCTGCGGGCCGATTGTGAATTTTCAGTGGGGGAACAGCGCCAGCAGCCCGTCCAGCCCGACGTGATTGAACGCCACGCTGGCCTGCGCGCGCACCACCGGCTTGGCGCGGAAGGCCACCGACAGGCCGGCAACCGCCATCATCTTGAGGTCGTTGGAGCCGTCGCCCATGACGATGGCCTGGTCCGGCGTGGCGCCGATCTGCGCGCAGACTTCCTGCACGGTACGGGCCTTGACGTCGGCGTTGACGATCTCGCCGACCACGTTGCCGGTCAGCTTGCCGTCGACGATCTCCAGCGTGTTGGCGCGGGTGAAGTCCAGCTTCAGGCGCGGCTTGAGCTGGTCGGTGAAGTGGACGAAGCCGCCGGACACCAGCAGCGTCTTGATGCCCAGCGCCTGGACGGCCTGCAGCATGCGTTCGGCACCCGGCGACAGGCGCAGGCGCTCGGCATAGACGCGGTCGAGCACGCTGGCGTCCAGGCCCTTGAGCAGCGCCACGCGGCGGCGCAGGCTTTCGTTGAAGTCGGTGATCTCGCCGCGCATCGCCGCTTCGGTGATGGCGGAGACCTCGGCCTTGAGGCCGCAGAAATCCGCGATCTCGTCGATGCACTCGATCGTGATCAGGGTCGAGTCCATGTCCATCGCCACCAGGCGGAAGTCCGACAGCTTGCGCCCGGCCGGCACCACGGCCCAGTCGATCGCGCGCGGACCGCAGAAATCGTCCAGCGCATCGCGCAGCGCCGGCGTCAGCGGCGCGCATTCCTCGGCGGCGGCCACGGTGTCGCTGCGCGGCACCAGTTCGGAGGCGCGGGCGAGGGTGCGGACGGTGTCGAGGTCGGCGGCGGGAAGCGGGGCGGTGCTCTGGAGGATCAGGGGCATGACAGGTGAGGATCGGGCGCGTGCAGCATGGCAGGCAAGCAGGGCGGCAACGTGGAAAAACCGCTATTGTAGCCGCCCCGGCCGACTAGCTGCGCGCTGTCCGGAGGCTCAGCGCTGCGCCATCACCATGTAGTTCACCGTCAGGTTGGACAGCGCGCGCACGCCGTTGATCAGCGCCGGCTCGTCAACATAGAACTCGGGCGAGTGATTGGAGGGCGCCTTGGTCACATCCTGGCCCTTCGGCGTCACACCCAGGTTGAAGAACAGGCCGGGCACCTTTTCCAGGGAGCAAACCAGCGGCGTCGAAGCTGGTCAGGCCACGCGCAGGCTATCCACCACCTTGTGCAGGAACCCCTCGCACGCCGCCAGCTGCTCCAGCGCGACAAACTCATCCGGCTTGTGCGCCTGCTGGATATCGCCAGGCCCGCACACCACCGCCGGAATACCCGCGCGCTGGAACAGACCGGCCTCGGTGCCATAGGCGACCTTGTTGGTATCGCGGTCCGCCGTCAGCGCCCGCACCAGCTGCGTGATCGCGGCCTGCTCGGCAACGTCCAGCGACGGCGCGGCGGCGATCTTGTTCAGCGTCAGGTCGGCATCGGCATGCTCGGCGCGCATCTTCGGCAGCAGCACGTCGTTGGCGTAGGCATGGATACGCGCGTAGATGGCTTCCGGATCCACGCCCGGCAGATTGCGGAACTCGAACACGAACTCGCACAGCGCGGGGATGGTATTGAGCGCGATGCCGCCCTGGATAGTGCCGGTCTGCGCGGTGGTGTAGGGCACGTCGAAGGCCTGGTCGTAAGGGCCGTTGGCCTTGAACTCATCGGCGATATCGCGGATGAAGCAGATCAGCCGCGCCGCGTATTCGATGGCATTGACGCCGCGCGGCGTCAGCGACGAGTGCGCGGCCTGCCCTTTGACGCAGCAGCGGTAGGCATTGATGCCCTTGTGCGCGACGATCACGCGCATGCTGGTCGGCTCGCCGACGATGCAGCCGCCGGGCGTCACGCCGCGCTCGCGCAGTTCGGCCAGCAGGTAGGGCGCGCCCATGCAGCCGATCTCTTCATCGAAGGAGAGGGCGTAGTGCACCGGCTCGCGCAGCTTCGCGCCGAGGATGGCCGGCAGCAGCGACAGGCTGGTGCCGATGAAGCCCTTCATGTCGCAGGTGCCGCGGCCATACAGCTTGCCGTCGCGGATCACCGGCTTGAACGGATCGGTGGTCCAGTTCTGGCCGTCCACCGGCACCACGTCGGTGTGGCCCGACAGCACGATGCCGCCGTTGGTGTCGCCATTGGCGGCGGGCACCGTGACGAACAGGTTGGCCTTGTCCTGCTGCGGGTTGTAGCTCAGATGCGGCTTCAATCCCCTGGCCAGGAAGTGGTCGCGCACGGACTCGATCAGGCCGAGGTTGGAGTGCCGGCTGGTGGTGTCGTACGCGACCAGCCGCTGGGTCCATTCGAGCGCGCTGCCGCGCGCGGCGGGTTCGTTGGCGGTCTGGCTGGCGGTGGCTCGGGCTGGCATGGGGGCGCTATCGCTGACTTGTCAAGGATCCGATGCTACACCCGGGTGCGCGCAGAGTCCATGCGATGCCTCAGGCCAGTTGCCGCAGCGTCTGCTTGATCGTCTGCGCGCGCACCGTCACGTCCGGCATCTTGGCCTCGATGCGCAGCTTGTCTTGTCCGGCCAGCTTGATATGCCGGTTTTTCTGCACAAGGTCGATGATGCGCATGGCATCGATCGGCGGGTTGGGCACGAACTGCACGCTGATGGTGGCTTCGCCCGCGTCGATCTTGCGCACGCCCAGCGGCGCCGCGGCGATGCGCAGCCGGTGCGTTTCCACCAGCGCCTGCGCCTGCGCCGGCAGCCGGCCGAAGCGGTCGATCAGTTCTTCCTGGATATCGTCGACACGCTCGGCGGTCTCGCAGTTGGCCAGGCGCTTGTACAGCGACAGGCGTTCATGCACGTCGCCGCAATAGTCATTGGGCAGCAGTGCCGGCGTGCCGAGGTTGATCTCGGTGGTGGCCGCCAGCGGTGCCATCAGGTCGGGCTCCTTGCCTGCCTTCAGCGCCTTGACGGCATGGTTGAGCATGTCGGTGTAGAGCTGGAAGCCGATTTCGTGGATCTCGCCCGACTGCTTGTCGCCCAGCACCTCGCCGGCGCCGCGGATTTCCAGGTCGTGCATGGCCAGGTAGAAGCCCGAGCCCAGCTCCTCCATCTGCTGGATCGCTTCCAGCCGGCGCTGCGCCTGCTTGGTCAGACCGTCGACATCATGCACCAGCAGGTAGGCATAGGCCTGGTGGTGCGAACGCCCGACGCGGCCACGCAGCTGGTGCAGCTGCGCCAGCCCGAACTTGTCGGCGCGGTGGATCAGGATGGTGTTGGCGGTCGGCACGTCGATGCCGGTCTCGATGATGGTCGTGCACAGCAGGATGTTGTCGCGGCGCGAGACGAAGTCGCGCATCACGCGCTCCAGCTCGCGCTCGTGCATCTGGCCGTGCGCCACCGCGATGCGTGCCTCGGGCACCAGCTCGGCCAGCCTGGCGCGCTTGTTCTCGATGGTCTCGACCTCGTTGTGCAGGAAGTAGATCTGGCCGCCGCGCTTGAGCTCGCGCAGGATGGCCTCGCGGATCACGCCGTCTTCCTCGCGGCGCACGAAGGTCTTGATCGCCAGCCGCTTCTGCGGCGCGGTGGCGATCACCGAGAAATCGCGCAGGCCTTCCAGTGCCATGCCCAGGGTGCGCGGGATTGGCGTGGCGGTCAGCGTGAGGATGTCGACCTCGGCGCGCAGCGTCTTCAGCGCCTCCTTCTGGCGCACGCCGAAGCGGTGTTCCTCGTCGATGATGACCAGGCCCAGGCGCTGGAATTTGACCTGGTCGGACAGGATCTTGTGCGTGCCGATGACGATGTCGACGGTGCCTTCGTTGATCTGCTTGATGGCCGCGTCGATTTCCTTCTTGGTCTTGAAGCGCGACAGTTCGACGATGCGCACCGGCCATTCGGCGAAGCGGTCCGACAGCGTCTGGAAATGCTGCTCGGCCAGCAGCGTGGTCGGCGCGAGCATTGCCACCTGCTTGCCACCCAGCACCGCGACGAAGGCGGCCCGCAGCGCCACCTCGGTCTTGCCGAAGCCGACGTCGCCACACACCAGCCGGTCCATCGGCTTGCCCGAGGTCATGTCGGCAATCACCGCGGCAATGGCGGCGGCCTGGTCCGGCGTTTCCTCGAAGCCGAAGCTCTCGGCAAAGGTCTCATAGTCCTTCGGCGAGAGCGGGAAGGCAAAGCCCTCGCGCGCGGCGCGGCGCGCGTAGAGGTTGAGCAACTCGGCAGCGGTATCGCGGATCTGCTGCGCC comes from the Cupriavidus sp. P-10 genome and includes:
- a CDS encoding cystathionine beta-lyase produces the protein MSDSPSDKPASRPHYLQTVAVQPELDIASGFASFSPATHRGSTVVFRNLAELRAQGDGATTYWRYGLHATPTSEALCQHLALLEGARHTLLLPSGLAGISLVYFALLKSGDDVLVPHNVYGPNRDHGEWLARDYGVSVRYYDPMDVAGMAAMIRPETRLIWMESPGSVTMEVPDSDAIVAAAQAHGVLTAIDNTWSGGVYFRPFDKGIDISVQALTKYQSGGSDVLMGAVLTRDDALHDRLRRTRMLMGWGVSADDCHLVLRGLPSLPVRLAAHDRGAREIAEWLRQRPEVARVLHPALPDCPGHANWRRDFTGATGLFAIILRARYSRQQVDAFVEALQLFAIGWSWGGAHSLAVPYHVQGMRPAGTWPPAGWQDTGELVRLYIGLEDTRDLIADLRQAMEARLGAV
- the argE gene encoding acetylornithine deacetylase, whose product is MPARATASQTANEPAARGSALEWTQRLVAYDTTSRHSNLGLIESVRDHFLARGLKPHLSYNPQQDKANLFVTVPAANGDTNGGIVLSGHTDVVPVDGQNWTTDPFKPVIRDGKLYGRGTCDMKGFIGTSLSLLPAILGAKLREPVHYALSFDEEIGCMGAPYLLAELRERGVTPGGCIVGEPTSMRVIVAHKGINAYRCCVKGQAAHSSLTPRGVNAIEYAARLICFIRDIADEFKANGPYDQAFDVPYTTAQTGTIQGGIALNTIPALCEFVFEFRNLPGVDPEAIYARIHAYANDVLLPKMRAEHADADLTLNKIAAAPSLDVAEQAAITQLVRALTADRDTNKVAYGTEAGLFQRAGIPAVVCGPGDIQQAHKPDEFVALEQLAACEGFLHKVVDSLRVA
- a CDS encoding DUF2789 domain-containing protein; its protein translation is MEPTFHQFSELFAQLGLASDEASIRSFIGQHAPLPDDVELAEAPFWTPAQSALLHDELLDDADWAEVVDQLNLALRKPA
- the bktB gene encoding beta-ketothiolase BktB, giving the protein MTREVVVVSGVRTAIGTFGGSLKDVAPAELGALVVREALARAQVSGDDVGHVVFGNVIQTEPRDMYLGRVAAVNGGVSVNAPALTVNRLCGSGLQAIVSAAQTILLGDADVAIGGGAESMSRAPYLAPAARWGARMGDAGLVDMMLGALHDPFHRIHMGVTAENVAKEYDISRSQQDEAALESHRRASAAIKAGYFKDQIVPVVSKGRKGDVTFDTDEHVRHDATIDDMTKLKPVFVKENGTVTAGNASGLNDAAAAVVMMERAEAERRGLKPLARLVSYGHAGVDPKTMGIGPVPATRIALERAGLQVSDLDVIEANEAFAAQACAVTKALGLDPAKVNPNGSGISLGHPIGATGALITVKALYELQRVQGRYALVTMCIGGGQGIAAIFERI
- a CDS encoding PepSY-associated TM helix domain-containing protein, with translation MKTATLRLYQTLHTWVGLMAGWALFIAFFAGAVTVFHHELHVWQSPTRLKGNAPVEAKADPAAVDRFMHKLVAIHPEAAASAYVIMPSEGEPNIAAYWQDKAGEWQMTTDARLAGDAAMQRDTSRDHVIGELSAFLNSLHYSLGIPVGGIYFMGAISVLYGLALVSGVLLHLPRLKKDLLAVRPGRNLKRFWMDAHNVLGLFSLPFHLIFAITGALFCLSLVLMMVFNTLTFDGRLFEAVPRATTAVPEVAAAGRAVPTMPTASLVQIAQQHGGERFTPESFRFQRFGDANAVVEVRGTSTRALGNLGSVGIHAAQGEPNAGQLTANQTAGTRDSNHGLYSALYALHFGTFGELPVRLVYLLAGLAGAFLFYSGNLLWIESRRKLRQAEQPRVHRLLAQATVGVCIGCCIGVALCFPAALLWPERAVSYTYFTAFGIACAWALLRPPVRGAIELLYVAALAALTVPVANAILTGDHLLHSIPSGHWIIAGFDLGAIALAAGFVALARATLRRARSGPAESVWAMPRAAVTTAATASAKPMSGADVR
- the serB gene encoding phosphoserine phosphatase SerB, with protein sequence MPLILQSTAPLPAADLDTVRTLARASELVPRSDTVAAAEECAPLTPALRDALDDFCGPRAIDWAVVPAGRKLSDFRLVAMDMDSTLITIECIDEIADFCGLKAEVSAITEAAMRGEITDFNESLRRRVALLKGLDASVLDRVYAERLRLSPGAERMLQAVQALGIKTLLVSGGFVHFTDQLKPRLKLDFTRANTLEIVDGKLTGNVVGEIVNADVKARTVQEVCAQIGATPDQAIVMGDGSNDLKMMAVAGLSVAFRAKPVVRAQASVAFNHVGLDGLLALFPH
- the mfd gene encoding transcription-repair coupling factor, with the translated sequence MPDVTPSLPFVNLPLVKPGLRHTVAGLRGSADALAIAAYARRHRERVPMLAVVCANAVDAQRLAEEIPWFAPELRVRLLPDWETLPYDSFSPHQDLVSERLATLHDIQGGQCDVMLVPASTALYRLAPPSFLAAYTFFFKQGERLDEAALKAQFTLAGYEHVSAVMRPGEYSVRGGLIDLYPMGSALPYRIDLFGDEIETIRAFDPDTQRSLYPVKEVRLLPGREFPLDEAARTAFRGRWREVFEGDPTKSPIYKDIGNGVPSAGIEYYLPLFFEDSATLFDYLPADTQLAFAGNIDEAIRRFWADTTQRYNFMRHDRERPLLPPADLFLSEEQFFVGAKPMARLVLQTEPGADQTPFSAILPDVSVNRRADDPLVNLEALLLDKQTRVLMCADSAGRRETLLQLFAESGLRPQPVDDFAAFLAGESHFSIAVAPLGSGFALPIALPHGQLAFVTEAELYAGTARRAGRRKQEQATAVDSMVRDLAELKIGDPVVHSEHGIGRYHGLVSLDMGQGDEEFLHLEYDKSSKLYVPVHQLHVISRYSGADPDTAPLHHLGSGQWDKAKRKAAQQIRDTAAELLNLYARRAAREGFAFPLSPKDYETFAESFGFEETPDQAAAIAAVIADMTSGKPMDRLVCGDVGFGKTEVALRAAFVAVLGGKQVAMLAPTTLLAEQHFQTLSDRFAEWPVRIVELSRFKTKKEIDAAIKQINEGTVDIVIGTHKILSDQVKFQRLGLVIIDEEHRFGVRQKEALKTLRAEVDILTLTATPIPRTLGMALEGLRDFSVIATAPQKRLAIKTFVRREEDGVIREAILRELKRGGQIYFLHNEVETIENKRARLAELVPEARIAVAHGQMHERELERVMRDFVSRRDNILLCTTIIETGIDVPTANTILIHRADKFGLAQLHQLRGRVGRSHHQAYAYLLVHDVDGLTKQAQRRLEAIQQMEELGSGFYLAMHDLEIRGAGEVLGDKQSGEIHEIGFQLYTDMLNHAVKALKAGKEPDLMAPLAATTEINLGTPALLPNDYCGDVHERLSLYKRLANCETAERVDDIQEELIDRFGRLPAQAQALVETHRLRIAAAPLGVRKIDAGEATISVQFVPNPPIDAMRIIDLVQKNRHIKLAGQDKLRIEAKMPDVTVRAQTIKQTLRQLA